In the genome of Doryrhamphus excisus isolate RoL2022-K1 chromosome 11, RoL_Dexc_1.0, whole genome shotgun sequence, one region contains:
- the pou2f3 gene encoding POU domain, class 2, transcription factor 3, protein MSADTLERSDAQAEQQEPKGLGFHRQIKTEDINDAPHLNSSLKTCHLTQNLPMHGGQMAGDLTSLHTMQQLVLMQPSHLSSPPPYLLSQNTNSHQALLQQNLMSLPGPNHSGLLQHQPGLALTPQAMSRSGLVGPSMDNHMDLTHLQMPKHMAVPPQEEPSDLEELEQFAKAFKQRRIKLGFTQGDVGLAMGKLYGNDFSQTTISRFEALNLSFKNMCKLKPLLEKWLSDAENSPSDSMSNPTSLPPLMEGYGRKRKKRTSIETNIKLTLEKRFLDNPKPNSEEITLISEQLAMEKEVVRVWFCNRRQKEKRIYCPVANLPVKSQGYNSRMVAVSRSYSPLASGGVSSNSSPNSTSRDISPNSLSAASLASQVNQGPYSTPGSWYRTWNSTTYPH, encoded by the exons AGCCAAAAGGACTTGGATTTCACAGACAA ATAAAAACCGAGGACATCAACGACGCACCTCACTTGAACTCCTCGCTGAAAACATGTCACTTGACACAGAATCTTCCCATGCATGGAGGGCAGATGGCTGGG GACCTGACATCGCTGCACACCATGCAGCAGTTGGTTCTGATGCAACCATCTCACCTGTCCTCTCCTCCACCCTACCTGCTCTCGCAGAACACCAACAGCCATCAAG CTCTTCTGCAACAGAATCTGATGTCCCTTCCTGGACCGAACCATAGCGGTCTACTTCAGCACCAGCCTGGACTGGCTTTGACTCCACAG GCCATGAGTCGCTCAGGCCTGGTCGGACCGTCCATGGACAATCACATGGACCTGACCCACCTGCAGATGCCCAAGCACATGGCGGTGCCACCTCAGGAGGAACCCAGTGACCTGGAGGAACTGGAGCAGTTTGCCAAAGCATTCAAACAGAGACGCATCAAATTGGGTTTCACACAG GGTGACGTTGGCCTCGCCATGGGAAAACTGTATGGCAACGATTTCAGCCAGACGACAATCTCTCGCTTCGAGGCCCTCAACCTGAGCTTCAAGAATATGTGCAAACTCAAACCTTTGCTGGAGAAATGGCTGAGTGACGCAG AAAATTCACCGTCCGATTCCATGAGCAACCCCACCTCTCTGCCCCCTCTGATGGAGGGATACGGACGCAAAAGGAAAAAGAGAACGAGCATTGAAACCAACATCAAGCTCACGCTGGAAAAACGCTTCCTTGAT AACCCAAAACCCAACTCAGAGGAGATAACGCTGATCTCAGAGCAGCTGGCCATGGAGAAAGAAGTAGTTCGGGTTTGGTTCTGCAACCGGCGTCAAAAGGAGAAGAGGATCTATTGCCCTGTGGCCAATTTACCCGTCAAGTCGCAGGGCTACAACTCCAGGATG GTCGCAGTGTCCAGATCCTACAGCCCCCTGGCTTCAGGTGGAG tttcaTCAAATTCATCACCAAACAGCACAAGCCGTGACATTTCTCCCAACAGCCTGTCTGCGGCCTCGCTAGCATCTCAGGTCAACCAGGGTCCTTACAGCACTCCAGG ATCCTGGTACCGAACATGGAATTCTACCACGTATCCCCACTGA
- the slc37a2 gene encoding glucose-6-phosphate exchanger SLC37A2 isoform X2 codes for MKTSLAPGIRLITSFSRDSWYRGFILFLTFLFYTAYHLSRKPISIVKSELHRNCSGVIPPPGLNITNNVTWCSWPPFDQDNYKTLFGALDNSFLVAYAIGMFFSGIFGERLPLRYYLSFGMLMSGLFTCLFGLGFYWNIHSFGYYAFVQVMNGLMQTTGWPAVVACVGNWFGKGKRGFIMGVWNSHTSVGNILGSLIAGVYVSSSWGLSFIVPGLIITSTGILCFFFLVEKPEDVECSQPQQHSSPQGDNGSITTVIPEINPERSEAISFCGALSIPGVVEFSLCLLFAKLVSYTFLYWLPLYIFNVANFDAKEAGDMSTLFDVGGIVGGIMAGLVSDYTGGRATTCCVMLLTAAPMLFLYNSIGQRSLGTTIGMLLLCGGLVNGPYALITTAVSADLGTHESLRGNSRALSTVTAIIDGTGSIGAALGPLLAGLISPTGWNNVFYMLISSDLLACLFLSRLVYKEAQVWCGRLPRIRGYKET; via the exons ATGAAGACGTCCCTCGCACCCGGCATACGGCTCATCACGTCCTTTTCTCGTGACAGCTG GTACCGGGGCTTTATTCTTTTCCTCACCTTCCTCTTCTACACTGCCTACCACTTGTCACGCAAGCCTATCAGCATTGTTAAG AGTGAACTTCACAGAAACTGTAGTGGCGTCATTCCACCACCAGGCTTGAATATTACCAACAATGTCACGTGGTGTAGCTGGCCCCCCTTTG ACCAGGACAACTATAAAACACTCTTTGGGGCCTTGGATAACTCCTTCTTGGTGGCCTACGCCATCGGCATGTTTTTCAG CGGGATCTTTGGAGAGCGCCTGCCGCTGCGCTACTACCTGAGTTTTGGGATGCTGATGAGCGGCTTGTTCACCTGCCTGTTCGGCTTGGGATTCTACTGGAACATCCACTCGTTTGGGTACTACGCCTTCGTCCAG GTGATGAACGGACTGATGCAGACAACGGGCTGGCCCGCTGTGGTGGCCTGTGTCGGCAACTGGTTTGGAAAGGGGAA GCGTGGCTTCATCATGGGCGTGTGGAACTCTCACACCTCGGTGGGCAACATCCTGGGCTCGCTCATCGCCGGCGTCTACGTCTCGTCGTCGTGGGGTTTGTCCTTCATCGTGCCGGGTCTCATCATCACCTCCACCGGCATCCTgtgcttcttcttcctggtggaGA aacctGAAGATGTGGAGTGCAGTCAACCTCAGCAACAT AGCTCGCCACAAGGTGATAATGGTTCCATCACCACAGTGATACCGGAAATCAACCCTGAACGCTCAGAGGCTATCAGTTTCTGTGGAGCTCTCAGTATACCC GGAGTGGTGGAGTTCTCCCTCTGTCTGCTCTTTGCCAAGCTGGTCAGCTACACCTTCCTCTACTGGCTTCCTCTCTACATCTTCAACGTTG cGAATTTTGATGCCAAAGAAGCCGGCGACATGTCAACGTTATTTGATGTAGGAGGAATTGTGG GCGGCATCATGGCGGGCCTCGTGTCTGACTACACCGGTGGTAGAGCCACGACTTGTTGCGTCATGTTGCTCACGGCTGCGCCCATG CTTTTTCTCTACAATTCCATTGGGCAGAGGAGCCTTGGCACGACAATTG GCATGCTCCTTTTATGTGGAGGCCTGGTCAATGGACCTTATGCCCTCATCACCACTGCTGTGTCCGCTGACCTG GGCACACATGAGAGTTTGAGAGGCAACTCCAGGGCTTTGTCAACAGTGACGGCCATCATTGATGGGACAGGCTCAATAG GCGCTGCGTTGGGCCCCCTACTTGCTGGACTGATCTCTCCCACCGGTTGGAACAATGTCTTCTATATGCTCATCTCCTCCGACCTTCTGGCCTGCCTG tttttGTCCAGGCTTGTTTACAAGGAGGCTCAAGTCTGGTGTGGACGTCTCCCCAGAATCAGAGG GTACAAGGAAACCTAA
- the slc37a2 gene encoding glucose-6-phosphate exchanger SLC37A2 isoform X1, whose translation MKTSLAPGIRLITSFSRDSWYRGFILFLTFLFYTAYHLSRKPISIVKSELHRNCSGVIPPPGLNITNNVTWCSWPPFDQDNYKTLFGALDNSFLVAYAIGMFFSGIFGERLPLRYYLSFGMLMSGLFTCLFGLGFYWNIHSFGYYAFVQVMNGLMQTTGWPAVVACVGNWFGKGKRGFIMGVWNSHTSVGNILGSLIAGVYVSSSWGLSFIVPGLIITSTGILCFFFLVEKPEDVECSQPQQHNDLESGETEPLLQSSPQGDNGSITTVIPEINPERSEAISFCGALSIPGVVEFSLCLLFAKLVSYTFLYWLPLYIFNVANFDAKEAGDMSTLFDVGGIVGGIMAGLVSDYTGGRATTCCVMLLTAAPMLFLYNSIGQRSLGTTIGMLLLCGGLVNGPYALITTAVSADLGTHESLRGNSRALSTVTAIIDGTGSIGAALGPLLAGLISPTGWNNVFYMLISSDLLACLFLSRLVYKEAQVWCGRLPRIRGYKET comes from the exons ATGAAGACGTCCCTCGCACCCGGCATACGGCTCATCACGTCCTTTTCTCGTGACAGCTG GTACCGGGGCTTTATTCTTTTCCTCACCTTCCTCTTCTACACTGCCTACCACTTGTCACGCAAGCCTATCAGCATTGTTAAG AGTGAACTTCACAGAAACTGTAGTGGCGTCATTCCACCACCAGGCTTGAATATTACCAACAATGTCACGTGGTGTAGCTGGCCCCCCTTTG ACCAGGACAACTATAAAACACTCTTTGGGGCCTTGGATAACTCCTTCTTGGTGGCCTACGCCATCGGCATGTTTTTCAG CGGGATCTTTGGAGAGCGCCTGCCGCTGCGCTACTACCTGAGTTTTGGGATGCTGATGAGCGGCTTGTTCACCTGCCTGTTCGGCTTGGGATTCTACTGGAACATCCACTCGTTTGGGTACTACGCCTTCGTCCAG GTGATGAACGGACTGATGCAGACAACGGGCTGGCCCGCTGTGGTGGCCTGTGTCGGCAACTGGTTTGGAAAGGGGAA GCGTGGCTTCATCATGGGCGTGTGGAACTCTCACACCTCGGTGGGCAACATCCTGGGCTCGCTCATCGCCGGCGTCTACGTCTCGTCGTCGTGGGGTTTGTCCTTCATCGTGCCGGGTCTCATCATCACCTCCACCGGCATCCTgtgcttcttcttcctggtggaGA aacctGAAGATGTGGAGTGCAGTCAACCTCAGCAACAT AATGACTTGGAAAGTGGTGAGACTGAGCCTCTCCTGCAGAGCTCGCCACAAGGTGATAATGGTTCCATCACCACAGTGATACCGGAAATCAACCCTGAACGCTCAGAGGCTATCAGTTTCTGTGGAGCTCTCAGTATACCC GGAGTGGTGGAGTTCTCCCTCTGTCTGCTCTTTGCCAAGCTGGTCAGCTACACCTTCCTCTACTGGCTTCCTCTCTACATCTTCAACGTTG cGAATTTTGATGCCAAAGAAGCCGGCGACATGTCAACGTTATTTGATGTAGGAGGAATTGTGG GCGGCATCATGGCGGGCCTCGTGTCTGACTACACCGGTGGTAGAGCCACGACTTGTTGCGTCATGTTGCTCACGGCTGCGCCCATG CTTTTTCTCTACAATTCCATTGGGCAGAGGAGCCTTGGCACGACAATTG GCATGCTCCTTTTATGTGGAGGCCTGGTCAATGGACCTTATGCCCTCATCACCACTGCTGTGTCCGCTGACCTG GGCACACATGAGAGTTTGAGAGGCAACTCCAGGGCTTTGTCAACAGTGACGGCCATCATTGATGGGACAGGCTCAATAG GCGCTGCGTTGGGCCCCCTACTTGCTGGACTGATCTCTCCCACCGGTTGGAACAATGTCTTCTATATGCTCATCTCCTCCGACCTTCTGGCCTGCCTG tttttGTCCAGGCTTGTTTACAAGGAGGCTCAAGTCTGGTGTGGACGTCTCCCCAGAATCAGAGG GTACAAGGAAACCTAA
- the ccdc15 gene encoding coiled-coil domain-containing protein 15, with amino-acid sequence MFGCQAKAVRDKAPIRRRQVHRTNQVMAERNQAVVAVGAWVEDGKEFEEHPCDVAYFTDELQAEKMREREEKLRRFQAKVRHRVAAICKRRHQEAQSGVNVDWRIPKQHHPWTQRETAIRELHDGARQVRLRLAARGTNLCDEVTPELPADDWNITHVRHSAESDVPWEEQEAQEDYDVQEEDEDDGDDLLVLREEHKCPLVRHPASRSRRVVTRRERDVDTPESDADLKSSIGVPKFLRPLPDQEELKRQRLSQFLMHRRHCMSTERERVKENKQHRKHLKKTARIKAEKEKARLEEERRLEQIRQLNEVRQRLEERETLVLERLKLEEEERAAKLERRKRSEKGKVTTRYIDALRAQLKQRMSNKKLDLPPLCCCASSFWDSHPDSCANNCIFYNNPKEYAQTLHSALLTLDLQ; translated from the exons ATGTTTGGTTGCCAAGCGAAAGCGGTTCGGGACAAAGCTCCGATCCGGCGAAGACAAGTGCACCGAACCAACCAGGTGATGGCCGAGAGAAACCAGGCGGTGGTGGCAGTGGGAGCCTGGGTGGAGGACGGAAAGGAGTTTGAGGAGCATCCGTGT GACGTGGCTTATTTCACTGATGAGCTCCAGGCAGAAAAGATGAGGGAGCGCGAAGAGAAGCTCCGTCGGTTTCAAGCGAAAGTGCGCCATCGTGTGGCTGCCATCTGCAAGCGGCGACACCAGGAAGCACAATCTGGG GTGAACGTTGACTGGAGAATCCCCAAACAGCATCACCCCTGGACTCAAAGGGAGACAGCCATTAGGGAG CTCCATGACGGGGCGAGGCAGGTCAGACTCAGACTGGCAGCTCGTGGGACGAACCTATGTGACGAGGTGACACCAGAGCTTCCCGCAGACGACTGGAACATCACACACGTTAGACAT AGTGCTGAATCCGATGTCCCGTGGGAGGAGCAGGAAGCACAGGAGGATTACGATGTtcaggaggaagatgaagatgatggagaTGATTTGCTGGTCCTCAGAGAAGAACACAAATGCCCGCTTGTTCGGCACCCAGCGAGCAGGAGTAGACGTGTCGTG ACCAGACGTGAGCGGGATGTGGACACACCGGAGTCTGACGCTGATCTCAAGTCCAGCATCGGAGTGCCGAAGTTCCTGCGGCCTCTACCGGATCAGGAAGAGTTGAAAAGACAG CGTTTGTCTCAGTTCCTGATGCACCGCCGCCACTGCATGAGCACTGAGAGGGAGCGAGTGAAAGAGAACAAGCAGCACAGGAAGCACCTGAAGAAGACGGCGAG GATCAAAGCAGAGAAGGAAAAGGCTCGCCTGGAGGAGGAGCGCCGGCTGGAGCAAATACGGCAGCTGAATGAGGTCAGACAGCGGCTGGAAGAGCGAGAGACGCTCGTCCTGGAGCGCCtcaagctggaggaggaggagagagccGCCAAGCTGGAGAGGAGAAAAAGGTCGGAGAAGGGGAAAGTGACCACCAG GTACATCGACGCCCTGAGAGCTCAACTGAAGCAGCGGATGTCCAACAAGAAACTGGACCTTCCTCCCCTCTGCTGCTGTGCATCCTCCTTCTGGGACTCGCACCCGGACTCATGCGCCAACAACTGTATCTTCTACAACAATCCCAAAG AGTATGCACAGACGTTACATTCAGCATTGTTGACTTTGGATCTACAGTAA
- the psmg1 gene encoding proteasome assembly chaperone 1 — translation MATFFGEVLSVYSRAVEDDEEEFDEYDEDAQIRRELEEKREVHLHWVTDVSDALQAGNKLQCSQLLLAVGHNAARFLSVYVLTSAKWDVVGHASMWNERNRAGTGQSADQSGCVFYRHKDDPSVIICQLTCYVAEDQQFQWTEKVFDSLQKRELNVTVLSDSFMAEYRTADYLCGSSAPFLRSLHTGSFTGPHVCRSLEQPNILSGLPAAVLNHCQVHRIAAVVYQCFSDVIGPDSVTMETFKPTLTKLGKSVHLDPSPSSDVVRKFVRTSDLQSNLYI, via the exons ATGGCAACGTTTTTCGGCGAGGTCCTTTCCGTTTACTCCCGGGCTGTggaggatgacgaggaggagTTTGACGAATACGACGAAGACGCCCAAATCCGCAGAGAGCTGGAAGAGAAGAG GGAGGTCCATCTGCATTGGGTTACTGATGTATCTGATGCTCTTCAAGCAGGAAACAAGCTGCAATGTTCTCAATTACTCCTCGCTGTAGGCCACAATGCTGCTA GGTTTCTGTCTGTGTATGTTCTCACCTCAGCAAAGTGGGATGTGGTGGGACACGCGTCCATGTGGAACGAGAGGAACCGGGCTGGTACCGGACAAAGTGCCGATCAGTCGGGCTGCGTCTTCTACCGACACAAGGATGACCCATCT GTTATAATCTGCCAGTTGACCTGCTATGTTGCAGAAGACCAGCAGTTCCAGTGGACTGAAAAG GTGTTTGACTCCCTCCAGAAAAGAGAATTGAATGTAACAGTTCTGTCAGACAGTTTCATGGCAGAGTACAGGACGGCTGACTACCTTTGCGGCAGCTCAGCACCCTTCCTGCGCTCCCTCCACACTGGCTCTTTCACCGGGCCACACGTCTGTCGGTCACTGGAGCAGCCCAACATACTCAGTGGACTTCCAGCTGCAG tacTGAATCACTGCCAAGTCCACCGCATTGCCGCTGTTGTCTACCAGTGTTTCAGTGATGTCATCGGCCCAGACTCTGTCACCATGGAGACCTTCAAGCCAACACTAACCAAGCTTGGAAAGTCTGTACAT TTGGATCCATCTCCAAGCTCAGACGTCGTCCGCAAGTTTGTCAGAACCAGCGACCTTCAGAGTAATCTTTACATCTGA